AATGTGGATATCTAATTTACTTTTGCTAACATCAATGCCAGCAATAATGTTTGATGAATTCATAATTCCTCCGTAATAATAACATATACTGCATTTTCCAGTCTTATATACGAGCCTAAAAGCTCAATCAGTTGTTCGGAACTTTCAGTATAAAACCTAAGAGAAGAGAACCTTGCTCCAATACGGTCCTTATGACCAAGATCTATGGCGGTTCCTCTTCTCTATACATCTTTATATTACTACTTCTTAATACTTATAAAGACTTAATTTCAACATATAAGATCTATGCCTCGAATGCTCAAGCTCAAGTCTGTCTTTTAGGTAGCCAAAAACTGTTTCAATAATCGACCTTTTTCCTAAAAAAATCTTTTCTTCAAGCAGCATTAATGTGTTTTTCATACCTTTTTTTACTTTGGTAACGAGCTCTATCGAAGAGTTTTGCAAAGAGCTCTTTCTTTATATAGCCCTTATCACCAAACAAAAGACCGGTCAGTTTTTCAGTTAATTTTGGTACTGGTTTTCTGTCGTCAACGTTACCTTTAGTCAGTGTAACTCCTTGAATTTCGCCAGTTTCATTGATTACCATATGCAATTTGAAACCAAAAAACCAGCCGTATGTAGTCTTTCCAAGCTCCGCCAATCCTTTGAAAACTTTGTTTCTTGAGATTCTTTTTGGATGGCAAACAGCGATAGACGTTGCATCTATGTACGAAATTCCGGTCACTTTTGACTGCTCACTTTAACAAGAGCACTAAATACCATAAAACCCTCGGTTTTAGCCTAATAAATCTACTATATGTTGGCAAATTTTGAAACTCAGATCCATATAGTGCTTTCAAATAATATGTATAGAAAGATTTAAAGTCCTCACATCTAGATTGTTGATAAAGTAAAATTATAGTAAGAATTTCAGAATGCGTAATCTCTGCCGTTCTGGTAGGTTTTTTACTGTTTGGCAGGAGTTTTTCTGCGAAATTTTTGTTTATAGCCTTGCAAAAATCGTCTACAAAGCAAAATAATTCTGTTACATTTTTATTCATGGGTAACCTCTCTATTTTTTGATAATATGTTTCCGGAGTTTACCCTATTTTCCTATCTTTTTCACTGACTTCTAATCCGCAACTGGGGTTTTAAGAATACAAGAGGCAATAAATAATTTGGATGAAATCAGTAGGAGTTCAATAGAAGCATTAGTTTGCAGTTTGGAAACAATGGAAGAATCAATAAGGAAGCTTGACAAAATACTTTCAGAACAAGGCGAAAAAGATGAAGATTGCAAATTGTTAACTACTGCTCCAGGTGTTGGTATTATAGTGGCAATGACATTCAAAGCTACAATAGATGATCCACATAGGTTTGAGAAATCTGATGCAGTTGGAGCATATATGGGGTTGACACCTAGGCAATATGCTTCTGGAGAAGTTGACCGACATGGTAGTATATCAAAAATGGGTCCCATGGAATGTAGAAGTATGTTGTACGAAGCTGCACAATCCTTACTAACAAGATGTAAAAGGACATTTAAATTGAAAAGCTGGGGTTGCAAAAAAGAAGGGTATGAAGAAAGCAATTATTGCTGTAGCGCGGAAGTTGTCTGTAATCATGCATCGGATGTTGGTTAGCAAAACAGAGTTTTGTTATCAATAAATGCAAGAAAGTATATAATTTTATGTAGAGTAAAGATAGCAATGCCGATGGAAGGGATAAGCAAGACCGTTGGGTGAAGCTTTTAGACTTCGGAAAACACATGTTGCCGTCCACTTCCGCCTAACAAGTATAATGCGGCTTGACAAATTTGTTGTCATATCAGACCGCGGAGAGAACCATGGAAGCATGCTACTTAATCTATGTAAAATTATTAAAGATTATGGAGGAAATATGCTATTTTGATTTGTGTAAAAATTATTGTTGACTTATGTGCAATTAGAGAACTTGGTCTAAATTCAAGGAATTCATCAATACCAACTTCTAAAGAGCTATATAAAATAAAAAAAGATACATTCGAAGATAAGTCAGAAAGTAATAGAAAGATAGGTGGTCAAGTTGGACATAAGGGAAATTGCCGAGCTAAAATGGAAGCAGATGAGGTAGTGAAGGTAGAGTTACCAAATAGATGCGAGTGTGGTGAAGAAATCACAATATCAGAAAAACCATATGTCTATCAAAAAGTTGATTTACCAGCTTACGTAGTTGAGTATCAATTAGAGCATGGGCGCTGTCGTAAATGCGGAAAAAGAAGGAGTAGCAAATTACCAGAAGGCTGATACCTTTGGTCCTAGAGTTAAGTCAGTAGTTGCAGCACTAAGTGGGTTTTATAAGAACCTGTTCATAATCTCAAAAAAGTGATAAACTATGAGATGATGTATATGAATAAGGATATATGAGAAATTTATACCCAAGTGACATAAGTCGAGAACAATTTGAAAAAATCAGATCAATTCTGGAGAGTAGTAGGAAGAAAACAAAACCAAGAAAACTTGATTTGTATACCTCAGTTATGGATTAGAAAATAGATAAAAGTATAACTAAGAAGAGGGAAACAGGGTAAACTCGAGTATTTTAGTAATAATAAGAGGTTACACATGAAGAAAGATATTACAGAACTGTACTGTTGCGTCGAGGATTTTTGTCGTGCGGTAGATGATAATTTTGCAAATAGGTTCTTATCAAACGGCAAAAAACCAACCAGAGTACCAGAAATAGCGCACTCAGAAATTCTAACCATAATCCTATTATACCATAAATCACCATGTAAAAACTTCAAGGCTTTTTATCTTTGTTATCTTCAGTTATTCTATAGATCAGAGTTTTCAAAGCTGCCTTCATATCACAGATTTATTGCCTTAAAGCCGCGAGTTTTGTGGTATTTAGCATTACTTTTGCAATGGTTTTGTGAACAAGCAAAAATGACCGGGATTTCCTACATAGATTCTACTTCAATAGCAGTATGCCATCGAAAAAGAATCTCAAGAAATAAGGTTTTCAAAGGATTAGCAGAGTTAGGAAAGAATACTTACGGCTGGTTTTTTGGTTTTAAATTACATGTAGTAATCAATGAAATAGGTGAAATTCAAGGTGTTACGCTAACCAGAGGTAACGTCGATGACAGAAAACCTGTACCAACTCTAACCAAAAAACTAACTGGACTTTTGTTTGGAGATAAGGGCTATATAAAGAAAGAGCTCTTTGAGAAACTATTCGATAGAGGTCTAAAACTCGTCACTAAAGTGAAAAAAGGTATGAAAAATGCACTGATTTCGCTGAAAGAGAAGATTTTACTAGGGAAAAGATCGATTGTTGAAACGGTTTTTGGCTGCCTAAAAAACAAATTTGAACTTGAGCACACTCGGCATAGATCCACAGTAAATTTCTTGGTACATATTTTTTCTACCCTCATTTCTTATTCAATGCAATCGAAAAAGCCCTGTATTTCTCAGCTTTACTTCGTTGGTTAATCCATAACTGGGGTTGTATGATGTATTTTGTGCAGTGCTGTACGTCCTAAAAAGTGCCTGTCAGTGGAGAATGCTGCCAAAAGATTTTCCAAAATGGCGAAGTTGTTACGAATATTTTAAAAAATGGAGTGAAAAACCAAGCGAAGATACAGAAAGTACTTTGGAGCGTGTATTAAAAAAAATTAGTTGGAGAGACACGTATCAGCAATGGTCGGAAAGAAAGAACTAGTTTTTGTATAATTGATGCTCAGAGCGTAAAAAATGCAGATACTGCTGAAAATAAGGGCTACGATGCAGGTAAAAAAATTTCAGGAATAAAGCGCCATATTGCAGTAGATACACAAGGTTTACCACACGCGATTTATGTAACAACGGCAGAAGCAACCGACCGCAGCAGTGCCATGAAAATGGTCGAAAATGCTAAAGAAAAACTCTCTGAAGTTAAAAATATACTTGTTGATGCAGGCTACACTGGAGAAAATTTTGCAACACAAATAAAAGCAACTATTGGTTCGACGGTCGAAGTAATAAAGCGAAGTGAATTACACACCTTTGTTGTACTGCCAAAGAGATGGGTTGTTGAGCGCTCTTTTGCTTGGTTGGAAAAATGTAGGCGTTTGTGGAAAAATTGCGAGCGGAAACTCAACACTAGCTTACAAATGGTCGTTCTTGCTTTCACTTCTTTACTCCTTAAAAGATTATGAACAGGTTCTAAGAATTCAAAGCGAGAAATAGCGAATATTATGAAAGACATCTTTAACATGAGTATAAGTGTTGGTAGTGTGTCCAATAGTGAAGCAAGGGTTTCGTCAAAATGTAAAGAAGCCTATGAACAAATAGAGGAAGAAATGAAAGCAAGCGAAATTTTACATATTGATGAAACCAGTCACTACAACAAAGGCAAATTGGGATGGTGTTTGCCAACAATAAAGCAAGTCTTATGAAGTTCAAGAGGAATGAAATTTTTAAAGAATAGTGCATTTTGTGATTACAAAAACCTGGTAATTACCGACAGATATGCAGTTTACAACCACTTCAGTGATGAAAAACGACAAATTTGTTGGGCTCACTTATTGAGAAATTTCGAGAAGTTATCTAATAGTTGGAATAGTGAAGTAATGAGACTTGGCCATTGTTTAAAAGATGCAGCTAATGGATTGTTTGCATTAAAAAACGCTTTGTCAGAAAATGAAATTAGTGTTTCAAAGTTCACTAAACAAGCTAAAGAATTACGAAGCAGTACTGCATGATAAAAATATCTTATATACTTGAAGCAAAAGGAGCTTCACGAACGGTAAAGGGTATTATAAAATCCGAGCCAATGATGTGGACATTTTTGGATGACCCAGGGAATATTCCATTAACGAATAACCATGCTGAACGACAGATACGGCATTATGTTGTCTATCGTAAGAATTCGTATTTTACACAGTCAATACGAGGAAACATGTTTCTTGAGCGGATAATCTCGTTATACCTGACTTGGAAACAAAAGAACCTTAATCCCTTTCACAATCTCCTATCTATTGTTTCTTAAACCACACCCCTGAACGGACAATGGCGTCAACTTAAGAACCTGTTTAAAATCTTCGTAATAAGAGAGAAATGAAGGAGAGAACAACCATCTGTAAGCTAGTGTTGAGTTTCCGCTCGCAATTTTTCCACAAACGCCTACATTTTTCCAACCAAGCAAAAGAACGCTCAACAACCCATCTCTTTGGCAATACAACGAAAGAGTGTAATTCACTTCGCTTTATTACCTCAACAGTTGCACCAATAGTAGCTTTTATTTGAGTTGCAAAATTTTCTCCTGTATAGCCAGCATCAACCAGTATATTTTTAACTTCAGAGAGGTTTTCTTCAGCCTTTTCCACCATTTCCACAGCACTGCTACGATCAGTTACTTCTGCCGTTGTTATATGAATTGCATGTGGCAAGCCTTGCGTATCAACTGCAATATGACGCTTTATGCCTGAAATCTTTTTACCTGCATCATAGCCCTTTTTTTCAGCAGTATCTGTGTTTTTAACACTTTGTGCATCAATTATACAGAAACTGGTTTTCTCTTTCCGACCATTGCTGATACGAACCTCTCCAACTAATTTTTTTTAAGACTACTTCCAGCAAGCTTGGTTCTGCTCCATTCTTTTTATTCCACATTTGAAAATAGTAATACACGTTCTCCCACCTTGGAAAATCTTTTGGCAGCATTCTCCACTGGCAGGCGCTTTTTAGGATATATAGCACTGCACAAAATACATCATACAAATCAAGTTTCCTTGGTTTTGTTTTCTTTCTGCTACTCTCCAGTATTGGTCTGATTTTTTCAAATTGTTCTTGACTTATATCGCTTGGATAGCTTTTTTGCATAGATATACCTCTTTCTTAACTATGCCTACTTTACCTCATATTTTCGAGATCCTTAACAGGTTCTAAGAGCATACATTAGCAAACTCTCCTAAAGACATGATGGCGTTTGGGCTTATCTACTTTATTGCGGCTATACAATCTTCCCGGTCGGATCTTAACTTTGGCGCGTATACTTAAAAAGGGCTTGAAAATCTTTTGGCGCAACGAGCACTTGATAAAGTTTCTGTCTCATCACACCAAATAAAACTGAAAAATTTAAACGGTACTCGGCAATTTGATCTGGGTTCCAAGGCCCTTGTGCATCACACATATGAAGCGATAATATATTGCACATGACCAAGTTTGCCCAAAATTCTTGTAATACAGCCTCTAAATTTACCCCAGAAAAATTCTCTAACTCTGCTCCTACTTTGAGTCGTTTGTAGCACTCTTCTATGTGCCACCTTAATACATAAGCTTTACTGATATCTTCCAAAGTAAATTTTTCTCGATCAAAAAGTGAAGTAACTAATACCTCTGTTTCTCCGTTAGCTAATGTCAGCTCTTACTTTCTGTCCTTTCATTTTATTTTTTAGCTTTTCATTTTCTAATATAAAATCAAAATCTGATTCGCCAGATGCAATTCGTTCCCATAGCTTGCTATAATTTCTTTTTTGCAAGCGAAAAATAAAATCTACTTCCAAATCATCATGCTGCTGAATGAATTTTACTGAAGGATAACCACGATCATAGATAAATAATAATTTCTTTTGATTTAATGAACGCATTTGAGTGATAACTTCGGGTAATTGCTCTTCCGCCAACGTTTGTTCCCAAGCCGCAAGGCGAGCACTGCAAATCAGTGAAGTACATAAATCAACAAACAAAGAAACTCTTGCCAATGGTGGCATTGTGCCTGTTGTTCCATTTGGTTTAAAGCGGCCAAACTCGGATACAATTTCCTCAGAGCTGGGTAATCTCATACCAGAACCATCTGCTGCAATAAGTCTATAGCCTCTCCAGCTCAGATTCATCTTGATAAGCTGTTTGGATGCTTAGCTCCAATAACTCTTTAAAACCTGTATTTATACCTTGCTTTAGAAAAAGCTTGCTTTGAGGGTACATGTCAATGGCTCCATAAGTTCACATTCTATTCCCAAACTTTTTTTAACTAACTTTAAAATCATAGAAAATACTGTCGTAAAAGGGAGTTTTCTTGTTCGCGTGAAACTGTTCTTTCCAACACAATGGATTCTCTGAAAAGCTTTCGAGTATATTATATTTTTAATTTGTAGAATAAAATTTTTTCCTTTTTGCATGTTTTACCTAAAAAGGACACATTTTAGACTTCTTTGTTGAAATAAAACAGCAACAAAAGTGCTATTTATTGCAGCTTTTGGGTAATTTAATGGTAAAAATTTTAGAGAGAATTTTTATACACTATCACCGATATTTTTCCTTAAGTTGACGCCATTGCCTGAACAGATACGACACTGGTTCCTTTATGACGGCAGTGCCCTCTTCTGTCATCCAAGTAGCCCCTCCCCTGTCATCCCAGTGCGTGACACTGGGATCTCATTTCGTAACTTCATAGTATAAATTATTTCAAATTGTATCTATTTGCAATTATATAAATATAATAATTTTGCATAAAAAATTAGATCCCAGTGTCAAGCACTGGGATGACACCCTACTTAACCGTCATACCGCCGAGAACCGTCATACCGCCGCGGTATCTCTTAGCCGCTAACAAGTAGCGGGATGACTAATCGTCAAGGTGTCATCCAAGTAGCCGACACTGGCAAGACGGCAGTGCTTCCTTCTCCTGTCATCCCAGTGCCTTGACTACTTGGATCCAGGAAACTTAACTTTAAATAAGTGGCTGCATAATAAAGACTAGATCCCAGACTGGGATGACACCATAGGGGGCACTGGAATGACACCCTACTTAACCGTCATACCGCCGCGGTATCTCTAGATCCCGCTGCGGTATGACGATTGTCGGTGAACCTAAGTTACTTTAGCCATAAATATTAAGAAATTCACTAAATGAAAAAAAGGCAAAAGATATCCCGTGTTAGCTAGTTGTCACTCTCTAATCCTGCAAATCGGCGTTCTATACTGTCTTAAACAGCGCGTTTCAGCTTGTATGGCCAGAAATGTTGTGAAGACATAAGGTGGACATAGTGCAAAAAATTAAAAATAAAACGCCAATCACGTAATACTGTTGTCGTTTAATCTGCACAGATTGAAGATAAATGAATACCTTCAGTACCATGATAAGGGGGCTGGCGGGGTTTGTCAAGGAATTTTCTTATTTCATTTAAATTGCTTGCAACCTTTTTATACACTCATCTTTACCAAGAATCACCATTATATCAATGATTCCAGGTGCATCCATTATTCCAGTTATAGGGGCGCGTAATGAGTGGTATACATCGCTTATTTTCATATCATGTAACTTTGAAAATTCCTTGATCTGAGAAGATAAAAAACCCTTGTTCCAATTTTCATCACCGATATTTGAGAAAAATGATGCAAGTAACTTGATTATATCGAGGTTAGATTTGACAATTTGCTCAGCCTCTTCACTTAAATCAAGTGGCGGATCTTGAATATAAAACTTTGCTAAATCCAGCAGTTCGGTAAGGTAGTTTGCTCTTTTTTTTAGTTCCGTTAGCCCCTGTAATAAATAGTTCTTTTTTTTGTCAGTTAGAGTATTTTCTCCAAGTATTAGAGCCAGAATATCTTCATTGCTCATGTTGTTAATATAATGGTTATTCAAATGCTCCAATTTTTTAAAATCGAGCCGCGCAGGTGAACGACCAATGCTTTCTAAATTGAACCACTCTATCGCTTGCTCATCGCTAATAATCTCATCGTTGCCGTGGCTCCAACCAAGCCTCAGCAAGTAATTACGCATCGCTTCGGGTAATATTCCCATCTTTTCATAATCGCAAACGCTTGTGGCACCATGCCTTTTGGATAGCTTATTCCCATCTTCCCCGTGAATAAGCGGCACATGCGCAAAACGTGGAACATCAAAATCAAGAGCCTGGTATATTAGCAATTGCTTAAAAGTATTAGTGAGATGGTCAGAACCACGTATTATATCAGTTATTCCAGCATCATGATCGTCAACTACTACGGCAAAAATATATGTTGGAGTGTTGTCAGAGCGTAAGATCACTATATCATCAAGCTGGTTGCTATTTACTTTGATTTGGCCGTATATTTTATCATCAATAACGATCTCTTGCGAATCTGGCACTTTAAAGCGGACAACTGACCTCACACCCGATGTCATTCCAGCGCGTGACCACATATTTTTTTCTGGATCCCAGTGTCGAGTACTGGGATGACAAGAAGGAGGTTTTGTAGTACATTTATGCTTATATATCTTGCCCTCTTCTCTTGCTTTTATTTTCTTTTCTGCAACTTCATCCTCAGGGCAATAACAGTGATACGCCCTACCCTTCTCAACTAAAAGGTTTGCTACTTCTTTATGCCGCTCTATTCTTTTTGACTGATACACTATTTCCCCATCATAGCTCACACCGAGCCATTTTAGCCCTTCTATTATCGCATCAATTGCTTCCTGTGTTGAACGTTTTCTGTCGGTGTCCTCAATCCTTAGCAAAAACCTGCCACCATGATGCTTTGCATAGAGCCAATTAAATAAAGCAGTACGAGCCCCTCCAATGTGCAAAAACCCTGTTGGTGATGGAGCGAATCTAGTGACTACGTCTGGCATATTTGTCTATTACAGTAATGTAAATGATGATAGCTAAAATTTATGCTTGCAACAATGTGGAATTTTCTTACTCTGAGAGATTAAATTTTATTTATTTTTAATAAATCGTGTTGTATAATTTAGTGTTGGTTAATAGTTAGGTATGTTATGATCGGATCTACAGATGAGATAAAAAAATTGCTCTCAGCTAATGAAGCTAATGTCAGTTGGCGTTACACCGGCCCATTTGATAAAACAAGACAAATAGTACAGGCAGATAATCTCTTGCATCTAGCTGCAAGAATACCAAACAAAGATAAATTTGTAGACATTTGCAAGAAGAACATTGCTTCTGTAACTGCGCATAATGAATATGGAAATAATCCATTTCATGAAGCAGCAAGGAGTGGGATTTTGCTGCCTGCAGTAAAAGAGGTTATGCAGTGCTTAGAGGAAGAGGCCAATAAAAAAATTGAAAAAGCAGAAGAAGCTGGAGATCGGAAAGAAGTAAGCAGATTGAAAGAGGAACTCAAATGTAATAAAAAACATATTAAAGATGCGCTCTGCAGTAAAGACCATGCTTTTAATAAGAAAAGGGAAACTCCTCTTTATTACTTAGATGCTGCACAACAGAAAGAAATTAAGCAAATTGCAGGCATGAAAGACAGCTTTATATGTAATCAGAAGTTTCACCTGTGTTTGTATATAGTAGGAGCTATAGCGTGTATTGCTGCCTTGTGTTTATCTTTATATTTTCTGTATCTATCTTCTCAGACTTTTGCACTAAGCTCGATGGTTGCAATAGCTTCTGGTGGAGTCACATACCTGTCAGTTAAAGCATGTAGCGAGATACATGCCTTGTATAACGAAAGCACTTTAGCGGAAGTTAATGTTAAGGTTATACAATTTGAAGAAGGTTTGGCTGTTTAACGAAGCTAGAAATTACTTGCAAGCAATAATTTACTTTCTTAACTTAAGAAAGTATACTGATAAGATGACGGAAAAAAAGTACAGTAAGATTTTAATAGCAAACAGAGGAGAAATTGCCTGCAGGATTATCAGAACTGCTCGTAGGATGGGTATATCTTGTGTATGCGTATATTCGGATGCGGATATAAATTCTGTGCATGTAAGACAAGCAGATGAGTCAAGACATATCGGCCCTTCGCCTTCTTGTCTCAGTTATTTAAACATTGAAAAAATATGTGAAGTAGCAGTTGAAACAGGTGCTGAGGCAGTTCATCCTGGCTATGGTTTTTTAGCAGAAAATCCAGATTTTCCACGCGCTCTGCAAAAACACAATATAGACTTCATCGGTCCCAGTGCAGAAACAATAGAAGCTACAGCTAATAAAATCACAGCAAAAGAAGCTGCAAAAAAAGCTGGAGTGAATGTAGTGCCAGGATATATGGGTAAGATCAGCGATGCTGCCCACGCAGCTCAAGTTGCTGAAGAAATTGGCTTTCCGGTTATGCTTAAAGCTGCATCAGGCGGTGGTGGCAAAGGAATGCGAATTGTAAATTCCAAAAAAGAAATTGAACTAGCGTTCACATCAGCAACAAATGAAGCAGAGAAAAGTTTTAAAGATGGCAGTATCTTTATAGAGAAATATATAGAGTTACCAAGACATATTGAAATACAAATCATAGCAGATAAATATGGTAATATAGTGTGTCTTGGAGAAAGAGAATGCTCGATACAAAGGAATAACCAGAAAATAATGGAAGAAACGCCAAGTCCATTTATTAGTGAAAAAATAAGACAAAAAATGTATGCCCAATGCGTTTCCCTAGCAAAACAAGTTGGTTATTTTTCAGCAGGCACTGTTGAGTTTGTTGTAGATAAAGACCAAAACTTCTATTTTCTTGAGGTAAATACGAGATTGCAAGTTGAGCATCCAGTAACAGAATTTATAACTGGAATAGACATAGTAGAAGAAATGATTAGAACTTCCTGTGGAGAGAAATTGAGATTCAATCAGGATGATATTAAACTTACTGGTTCTGCAATAGAAAGTAGAATTTGCGCTGAAGACCCATCGAAGAAATTTTTCCCTTCCAGCGGAAGAATAAAATATTACGATAAACCAGGTGGAAATGATTATGTAAGAATAGACGATGGAGTTGCTGCAGGTTCAGAAATTAGCACGTTCTATGACTCAATGATTGCAAAAGTTATAACATATGGAAAAGATAGAACAGAAGCAATCAGCAGAATGCAAAAAGCGTTATCTGAATGCTATATAGAAGGAGTAACAAATAATATAGAATTTCTAGAATCCATCTTTCATCATCCAAATTTTGTTGCAGCAAAGCTTCACACAAGATTCATTCCAGACCATTATCCCAGTGGGTTTCATGGAGATTTTGTTACAGAAGAATATATAAAAGTATTTATTTTTGTTTCGTTATATGTTTATTTAGAAAACGAAGAAAAGTACCATCATAAAGCAGTGAATGAAACGCTTGTAGTTGTAATAAATGACAATAAGTACTCTGTAGACGCAAAGTACCAAGATAATATATTAACAACAGTATATAACCACAATACATACTCTGTAGTAGGCAAATGGAAATCAAGTTATAGGTTGCTAAACATCACGATTAACGATGATACCGATATAACACTTAAAGTAGAAAAACAAGGCAGCAAATACTTCATAAGACATGCAGGCATGAAAGCTGAGTGTTGTATATTTAAGCCTCATGTAGCTGAATTAAGTAAGTTAATGCTAAACAATGAAACAGAAGGGATTTCAGCAGATGCCATAAAATCTCCAATATCTGGTTTATTAGTTAAATTACACGTAAATGTAGGAGATCAGGTAGAAATAGGACAACCTTTATTTGTGGTGGAGGCAATGAAAATGGAAAATATTATATGTGCTGAAGCAGCAATGGTGATAAAAAATATTCCTGTTCAAGAAGGAAAAAATGTGCAGATAGGTGATGTAGTCTGCTTTCTTAAATAACACAAGAAGTATAAACTTGACCCAAACAAGATAAATGAAAACACTTGATGAGCTATGGCAATGGCTATTGGTATGTGCAATAATAGAGTAATTACACCTAAAATGATCTGAATGATAACGGAGAGCAGCATAATATATACCGGTTTTACGCTAGCATTTTTTACTGTGAGTATTACTACCAAAGCTAGTATTAGCAATGCCAGTGCTCGATGTATAAATTGCACTGTCGCTCTGTTCTCAAAGATATTCAGCCATATAGGGTGTAAGAAAAATAAATCTTCTGGAACGATTTGTCCGTCCATTAGTGGAAAGGTATTGTAAATTAGACCAGCATTTAATCCTGCAACAAATGCACCGAAAATTATTTGTATAGTAACTAGAATCAGAATAAGTATTGTGTAATATATACTACTGTTAGTAGATTGAAATCCTGTCATCCAAGTAGCAGACGCACAACTGTACGAACGCTTACTTTTGAAGGTAAATTGCACAGCAAATGGTGTCATGAAAGTAGCTGACACTGGAATCCAGCTTTTACTATGCAGCCACTTATTTAAAGTTAAGTTTTCTGGATCCCAGTGTCTGGGCACTGGGATGACATCTTCCTTGGTGAAAATTACTCTTATATTGCAATGTTCGTGCAGTTGCGTGCGTGACGCTGGCTG
The nucleotide sequence above comes from Wolbachia endosymbiont of Oedothorax gibbosus. Encoded proteins:
- a CDS encoding COX15/CtaA family protein, producing the protein MEAKPVAIWLFLCSVMVILMVGIGGFTRLTRAGLSITEWKPITGTLPPLSGQDWLQEKLKYEATPEYKAFNYGMGMEEFQAIYLIEYVHRLVARLTGLVFILPFIYFTLRRKISKKVAIRLFIALLFGALQAFAGWYMVKSGLVTKPHVSHYRLALHLLLALIIFALLSYQFFDYQPASRTQLHEHCNIRVIFTKEDVIPVPRHWDPENLTLNKWLHSKSWIPVSATFMTPFAVQFTFKSKRSYSCASATWMTGFQSTNSSIYYTILILILVTIQIIFGAFVAGLNAGLIYNTFPLMDGQIVPEDLFFLHPIWLNIFENRATVQFIHRALALLILALVVILTVKNASVKPVYIMLLSVIIQIILGVITLLLHIPIAIAIAHQVFSFILFGSSLYFLCYLRKQTTSPICTFFPS